In Erigeron canadensis isolate Cc75 chromosome 6, C_canadensis_v1, whole genome shotgun sequence, the following are encoded in one genomic region:
- the LOC122602595 gene encoding steroid 5-alpha-reductase DET2-like isoform X2, translating into MAISFLPTIIFPPPSSLFVTTMSILTCVSLANAGYMEAKGKHMKYSKFFNVMASKQPSSNNKQEIKLSSRNGMLLLYTPAFLVGLVAFAFFNNQDLRFVMLISTLTVHFFKRILEVLLVHKYSGFMALETAIPISLSYTLSTATLIYAQYLSQAFPEPTLDLKNVGTVLFFVGIMGNSYHHLILSNLRKEGDKEYKIPRGGLFDLVICPHYLFEIVEFMGVSCISQATFSISFTLGTIFYLTGRSYATREWYSAKFGEKL; encoded by the exons ATGGCGATTTCATTCTTGCCAACAATCATTTTTCCACCACCATCTTCGTTGTTTGTTACAACAATGTCGATATTAACCTGTGTGTCGCTAGCAAATGCAGGCTACATGGAAGCCAAAGGCAAACACATGAAGTATTCTAAGTTCTTTAATGTTATGGCGTCGAAGCAACCATCATCTAATAATAAGCAGGAAATTAAGTTGTCTAGTAGAAACGGGATGCTATTACTCTATACACCAGCATTCCTCGTGGGTCTTGTTGCCTTTGCGTTTTTCAACAATCAAGATCTTAGATTCGTGATGCTTATTTCCACTCTCACTGTTCATTTCTTCAAGAGGATTCTTGAG gTCCTATTAGTTCACAAGTATAGTGGCTTCATGGCACTTGAAACCGCAATACCTATCAGTCTAAGCTATACCCTCTCTACCGCGACCTTGATTTATGCCCAATACTTATCTCAAGCATTTCCCGAGCCTACATTAGATCTCAAAAACGTTGGAACTGTGTTGTTTTTTGTCGGAATAATGGGAAACAGTTACCATCACTTGATTCTTTCTAATTTAAGAAAGGAAGGTGATAAAGAGTACAAAATTCCAAGAGGAGGATTATTTGATTTGGTCATATGCCCACACTATCTCTTCGAGATTGTTGAATTCATGGGAGTCTCTTGCAtttctcaagcaaccttttcgATTTCTTTCACTCTTGGTACGATATTCTACTTGACGGGAAGGAGTTACGCCACAAGAGAATGGTACAGTGCCAAGTTCGGGGAGAAG TTGTGA
- the LOC122604824 gene encoding GDSL esterase/lipase At5g33370-like produces the protein NPPSFLSFTNQPFVFSISKFNLLMAASLIFFTIFLALGEFAPQAESAPRAFFVFGDSLVDSGNNNFLATTARADAPPYGIDHPSHRATGRFSNGYNIPDLISQRIGSEPTLPYLSPELNGQKLLIGANFASAGIGILNDTGIQFVNIIRAPMQLEYFKQYQQRVSALIGPAKTKELVNNALVLITLGGNDFVNNYYLVPLSARSRQYSLQDYVPFIISEYKKILLRLYHLGARRVLVTGTGPLGCVPAELAQHSQNGECATELQKAASLYNPQLDDMLMGLNKELGKHVFVGVNTRKMHNDFMSNPGAYGFVTAKVACCGQGPYNGIGLCTPMSNLCPNRDIYAFWDAFHPSEKAGRLIVDQIMVGASEYMNPMNLSTILALDSDNL, from the exons AACCCTCCATCATTTCTTTCCTTCACAAACCAGCCATTTGTTTTCAGTATCTCTAAATTTAACTTACTCATGGCTGCCTCATTAATCTTTTTTACCATATTTTTAGCATTGGGAGAGTTTGCTCCTCAAGCCGAATCTGCACCTCGTGCATTTTTTGTGTTTGGAGACTCGTTGGTTGATAGTGGCAATAACAACTTCTTGGCTACTACTGCCCGAGCCGATGCACCACCTTATGGTATTGACCACCCAAGCCATCGAGCTACTGGACGTTTCTCAAATGGCTACAACATTCCTGACCTCATCA GTCAGCGCATAGGGTCTGAGCCTACATTGCCATACTTGAGTCCAGAACTCAATGGGCAAAAGCTTCTCATTGGTGCCAACTTTGCATCCGCGGGCATTGGGATTCTGAATGACACCGGGATCCAATTT GTGAACATAATTCGGGCTCCAATGCAACTCGAGTACTTTAAACAATACCAACAACGAGTTAGTGCACTTATCGGACCAGCAAAAACTAAGGAGCTTGTAAACAATGCGCTCGTTCTCATTACACTTGGAGGAAATGATTTTGTTAATAACTATTACTTAGTCCCATTATCTGCACGTTCCCGTCAATACAGTCTTCAAGATTACGTTCCTTTTATCATATCGGAGTACAAAAAGATTTTGTTG AGGCTCTATCACTTGGGAGCGCGCAGGGTACTTGTAACTGGTACGGGTCCATTAGGGTGTGTGCCTGCAGAACTGGCTCAACATAGTCAAAACGGCGAATGTGCAACTGAGCTTCAAAAGGCGGCATCTTTGTACAACCCACAATTAGACGATATGCTTATGGGTCTTAATAAAGAACTCGGTAAACATGTGTTTGTTGGTGTAAACACAAGGAAGATGCACAATGATTTCATGAGCAATCCAGGGGCATATG GATTTGTTACTGCAAAAGTAGCATGTTGCGGACAAGGGCCATACAACGGGATTGGGCTATGTACCCCGATGTCAAACTTATGCCCAAACAGAGATATTTACGCGTTTTGGGATGCATTCCATCCATCAGAAAAGGCAGGTAGGCTTATCGTAGATCAGATTATGGTTGGAGCAAGCGAGTACATGAATCCCATGAATCTTAGTACCATTTTGGCCTTAGATTCAGATAATTTGTAG
- the LOC122603609 gene encoding GDSL esterase/lipase At5g33370-like: MASCTIYGVLLNIIILVSVLGTYFPRANARAFFVFGDSLVDSGNNNYLVTSARADSPPYGIDYPTHRPTGRFSNGLNLPDIISEQMGAEPTIPYLNPQLRGQRLLVGANFASAGIGILNDTGAQFVNIIRMPLQFEYFREYQQRVSALIGESQTKKLVKNALVLMTLGGNDFVNNYYLVPYSARSRQYSIQNYVPFIISEYKKILMKLYNMGARRVLVTGTGPLGCAPAELAQHSRNGECAPELQRAAELYNPQLSQMLNDLNSKIGSHVFIDVNSKQMHSDFISDPGAFGFVSSKIACCGQGPYNGLGLCTRLSNLCNNRDLYAFWDAFHPSERATRMIVDQMMTGSTDYMYPMNLSTILALDAQNEL, translated from the exons ATGGCTAGTTGTACAATTTATGGTGTTTTACTCAACATAATTATATTGGTTTCGGTATTGGGAACTTATTTTCCTAGGGCCAACGCTCGTGCCTTTTTTGTGTTTGGAGACTCGCTAGTCGATAGTGGAAACAACAATTACTTGGTTACATCTGCTCGGGCCGATTCACCTCCTTATGGCATTGACTATCCTACACATAGACCAACGGGCCGTTTCTCCAATGGCCTCAACTTGCCTGATATTATAA GTGAGCAAATGGGGGCAGAGCCCACAATACCTTACTTGAACCCACAACTTAGGGGACAACGGCTACTTGTTGGTGCTAATTTTGCTTCTGCAGGAATTGGAATACTTAATGACACTGGAGCTCAATTt GTGAATATTATTCGAATGCCCTTGCAATTTGAATACTTTAGGGAGTACCAACAACGAGTAAGCGCACTTATAGGAGAGAGCCAGACTAAAAAACTTGTAAAGAACGCGCTCGTTCTCATGACTCTTGGTGGCAATGACTTTGTCAATAATTACTACTTGGTTCCCTATTCGGCACGGTCTAGACAGTATTCCATCCAAAATTATGTCCCTTTCATCATATCAGaatacaaaaagattttaatG AAACTATACAATATGGGAGCTCGTAGGGTTCTTGTAACAGGAACCGGCCCTTTGGGGTGTGCTCCAGCCGAACTGGCTCAGCACAGCCGGAACGGTGAATGTGCACCTGAACTTCAAAGGGCTGCAGAATTGTATAACCCACAACTAAGCCAAATGCTGAATGATCTCAATAGCAAAATAGGCAGTCATGTATTCATTGATGTAAACTCAAAGCAGATGCACTCGGACTTCATTAGTGATCCAGGAGCTTTTG GGTTTGTGTCATCAAAGATAGCATGTTGTGGGCAAGGACCATATAATGGGCTCGGTCTATGCACTCGACTGTCAAACTTGTGTAATAACAGAGATTTGTATGCGTTTTGGGATGCATTCCATCCGTCAGAAAGAGCCACCAGGATGATCGTTGACCAAATGATGACTGGATCAACCGACTACATGTATCCCATGAATCTAAGCACCATTTTGGCCTTAGATGCTCAGAATGAGTTATGA
- the LOC122602595 gene encoding steroid 5-alpha-reductase DET2-like isoform X1: MAISFLPTIIFPPPSSLFVTTMSILTCVSLANAGYMEAKGKHMKYSKFFNVMASKQPSSNNKQEIKLSSRNGMLLLYTPAFLVGLVAFAFFNNQDLRFVMLISTLTVHFFKRILEVLLVHKYSGFMALETAIPISLSYTLSTATLIYAQYLSQAFPEPTLDLKNVGTVLFFVGIMGNSYHHLILSNLRKEGDKEYKIPRGGLFDLVICPHYLFEIVEFMGVSCISQATFSISFTLGTIFYLTGRSYATREWYSAKFGEKFPNDVKALIPYIF; the protein is encoded by the exons ATGGCGATTTCATTCTTGCCAACAATCATTTTTCCACCACCATCTTCGTTGTTTGTTACAACAATGTCGATATTAACCTGTGTGTCGCTAGCAAATGCAGGCTACATGGAAGCCAAAGGCAAACACATGAAGTATTCTAAGTTCTTTAATGTTATGGCGTCGAAGCAACCATCATCTAATAATAAGCAGGAAATTAAGTTGTCTAGTAGAAACGGGATGCTATTACTCTATACACCAGCATTCCTCGTGGGTCTTGTTGCCTTTGCGTTTTTCAACAATCAAGATCTTAGATTCGTGATGCTTATTTCCACTCTCACTGTTCATTTCTTCAAGAGGATTCTTGAG gTCCTATTAGTTCACAAGTATAGTGGCTTCATGGCACTTGAAACCGCAATACCTATCAGTCTAAGCTATACCCTCTCTACCGCGACCTTGATTTATGCCCAATACTTATCTCAAGCATTTCCCGAGCCTACATTAGATCTCAAAAACGTTGGAACTGTGTTGTTTTTTGTCGGAATAATGGGAAACAGTTACCATCACTTGATTCTTTCTAATTTAAGAAAGGAAGGTGATAAAGAGTACAAAATTCCAAGAGGAGGATTATTTGATTTGGTCATATGCCCACACTATCTCTTCGAGATTGTTGAATTCATGGGAGTCTCTTGCAtttctcaagcaaccttttcgATTTCTTTCACTCTTGGTACGATATTCTACTTGACGGGAAGGAGTTACGCCACAAGAGAATGGTACAGTGCCAAGTTCGGGGAGAAGTTTCCCAATGATGTCAAGGCTTTAATTCCatacatattttaa
- the LOC122602596 gene encoding very-long-chain enoyl-CoA reductase-like isoform X1, with protein MVISYFLRVVFPPPPSLLVNAVSIVTLLCLIAGGYMEIGGKSKQYAKFFDPNTNKISKVEENRKLLRSRHGMLIFYTPSFIVVFIHKFSGFMMRNVAITIGLSYTVSTATMIYAQYLSRESPEPCVDLKYVGEGMFLIGIIGNFYHHYILSKLRKNGNKEYKIPTGALFDLVICPHYFFEIVEFIGVSCISQTMFSFCFTLGTIFLLIGRSHATRKWYILKFGETFRKDIKAIVPYFF; from the exons ATGGTGATTTCCTACTTCTTACGAGTAGTATTTCCACCACCACCCTCCTTGTTAGTCAATGCAGTTTCCATTGTAACCTTGTTGTGTCTTATTGCCGGTGGATACATGGAAATTGGGGGGAAAAGCAAGCAGTATGCCAAGTTTTTCGATCCAAATACTAATAAAATTTCCAAGGTAGAAGAAAATCGTAAGCTGTTGCGTAGTAGACATGGAATGCTCATATTCTATACACCTTCGTTCATC GTTGTATTTATTCACAAATTTAGTGGTTTCATGATGCGCAATGTTGCAATAACAATTGGTTTAAGCTACACTGTGTCCACCGCCACAATGATCTACGCCCAATATCTATCTCGGGAATCTCCTGAGCCTTGTGTTGATCTCAAATATGTTGGTGAGGGTATGTTCTTAATTGGAATAATTGGGAACTTTTACCATCATTATATTCTTTCTAAACTAAGAAAGAATGGAAACAAAGAGTATAAAATCCCGACAGGAGCATTATTTGATTTGGTAATCTGTCCACACTATTTCTTTGAGATTGTGGAGTTCATAGGAGTTTCTTGCATTTCCCAGACCATGTTTTCGTTTTGTTTTACTCTCGGCACAATATTTCTCTTGATCGGGCGAAGCCATGCTACACGAAAATGGTACATTTTAAAGTTTGGAGAAACGTTTCGCAAGGACATCAAGGCAATAGTTCCGTACTTCTTCTAG
- the LOC122604823 gene encoding pentatricopeptide repeat-containing protein At1g63400-like has product MILLKHSFNGVRIYPLLFTFLDSCKFFTAPLFSNYSHSSVSYYHSNTHNQNFKKITDLKKLEDAIYTFNRMVYRNPVPPFPEFTKVLNFIVKIKHFDSALSLIKKFDLLGVNPILDSSIYVFNIAINCFCHLKRVDIGFGVLGKVVKLGYEPDCATFNTLIRGLCSNDKVYEAVKLFDRLLGYGFEPSVVTYGTLINGLCKSGDTRGGVMLFKKMEMFDCSPGIIQYSTVIDSLCKDKQIVEALNFFDEMIWKGVVPNVVTYTCLIDGLCNIRSWEEALRLLSEMLAQDISPNVHTFTVLLDALCKEGRIIEAESLLSLMIRRGVKPNTVTYNALINGYCFLGKVDVARKLFDSMFDHCCTPSVISYNILINGYSENGRIDEALSIFSEMPEKGLEPNLVTYNSFISGLCHVGQLDEACLLPSKMKSHGLNPDMFTYNTILDALCKNRKLDEALKFFDSMTDQGCKPSVISYNILIKGYSENNKGDDMLSLFRKMSEKGIPPNLVTYNTLISGLCHVGRLDEARLLPPEMKFNGLDPDIFTYNTILDALCKYKKLDEAIMLFNMLDGEGVTPDIVTCNCLIDGMCKSGKTDAAYGIFLSVAARSLKPNVRTYNVMIDGLCKMGDLSKADMLFREMKANGCLADEITYKIMVQGFLKANDTTRAIEFLNRPHDASISADAKNLLNRFLSTVGLKCSSNL; this is encoded by the coding sequence ATGATCTTGTTGAAGCACTCCTTTAACGGTGTTCGAATTTACCCCCTTCTTTTTACCTTCCTTGATTCCTGTAAGTTTTTTACAGCACCCCTTTTCTCCAATTACTCTCATTCCTCTGTTTCTTACTATCATTCCAATACCCATAatcaaaatttcaagaaaattaCTGATTTGAAAAAATTGGAAGATgctatttatacttttaatcgTATGGTGTATAGAAACCCTGTCCCCCCTTTTCCGGAATTCACtaaagttttaaactttattgttaaaattaaacattttgaTTCTGCATTGTCATTGATTAAAAAGTTTGACTTGTTGGGAGTCAACCCTATTTTGGATTCTTCAATCTATGTTTTCAATATTGCCATAAATTGTTTTTGTCATTTGAAAAGAGTGGATATCGGGTTCGGGGTGTTAGGGAAAGTTGTTAAACTTGGTTACGAACCGGATTGTGCTACTTTTAATACACTTATTAGGGGATTATGTAGTAATGATAAGGTTTATGAGGCGGTTAAGTTGTTTGATAGGCTATTGGGATATGGGTTTGAACCTAGTGTGGTTACGTATGGAACGTTGATAAATGGTCTTTGTAAATCGGGAGATACTCGTGGTGGTGTCATGTTGTTTAAGAAGATGGAAATGTTTGATTGTTCTCCGGGGATTATTCAGTATAGTACTGTCATAGATAGCCTTTGTAAAGATAAACAGATTGTGGAAGCTTTGAACTTTTTTGATGAAATGATTTGGAAAGGCGTTGTGCCTAACGTTGTGACTTATACTTGCTTAATTGATGGTTTGTGTAATATAAGGTCGTGGGAAGAAGCATTGAGATTGTTGAGTGAGATGCTTGCTCAGGATATCTCACCAAATGTACATACGTTTACGGTTTTATTGGATGCATTATGTAAGGAAGGGAGGATAATTGAAGCTGAAAGTTTGCTGTCATTGATGATCCGCAGAGGTGTGAAACCTAATACTGTAACATACAATGCACTGATAAATGGTTACTGTTTTCTTGGAAAAGTAGATGTTGCTAGGAAGTTGTTTGATTCTATGTTTGACCACTGTTGTACACCTTCGGTTATCAGTTACAACATCTTAATCAATGGGTACTCTGAAAATGGAAGAATCGATGAAGCTTTGAGTATTTTTAGTGAAATGCCTGAGAAAGGTCTTGAGCCTAATCTCGTGACATACAACAGCTTTATCAGTGGTTTGTGTCATGTGGGCCAACTTGATGAGGCCTGTTTGCTTCCTTCTAAAATGAAATCTCATGGTCTGAATCCAGATATGTTCACTTACAATACTATATTAGATGCCCTCTGTAAGAATAGAAAACTAGATGAAGCCCTAAAGTTTTTTGATTCTATGACTGATCAAGGTTGCAAGCCTTCAGTTATCAGTTACAACATCTTAATCAAGGGGTACTCTGAAAACAATAAAGGAGATGATATGCTAAGTCTTTTTCGCAAAATGTCTGAGAAAGGTATTCCTCCTAATCTCGTGACGTATAACACCCTTATTAGTGGTTTGTGTCATGTGGGTCGACTTGATGAGGCCCGTTTGCTTCCTCCCGAAATGAAATTTAATGGTCTGGATCCAGATATTTTCACTTACAATACTATATTAGATGCCCtttgtaaatataaaaagttagacGAGGCTATAATGTTGTTCAACATGCTGGATGGTGAGGGTGTTACCCCTGATATTGTTACATGCAATTGTCTTATTGATGGTATGTGCAAATCTGGCAAAACTGATGCCGCATATGGGATCTTTCTTAGTGTAGCTGCTAGAAGCTTGAAACCTAATGTCCGTACATACAACGTCATGATTGATGGGTTGTGTAAAATGGGTGATCTTAGTAAAGCAGATATGTTGTTTCGAGAAATGAAAGCAAATGGCTGCCTCGCTGATGAGATTACTTATAAGATTATGGTGCAGGGATTTCTCAAAGCGAATGACACGACCAGGGCTATAGAGTTTCTTAATAGACCACATGATGCCAGTATTTCTGCAGATGCAAAGAATTTGCTAAATAGATTTCTATCCACTGTTGGGCTAAAATGTTCTTCCAACCTTTAA
- the LOC122602596 gene encoding very-long-chain enoyl-CoA reductase-like isoform X2 — protein MVISYFLRVVFPPPPSLLVNAVSIVTLLCLIAGGYMEIGGKSKQYAKFFDPNTNKISKVEENRKLLRSRHGMLIFYTPSFIVGLVAFAIFPYQNLRFLILLYVLNIHFFKRILEVVFIHKFSGFMMRNVAITIGLSYTVSTATMIYAQYLSRESPEPCVDLKYVGEGMFLIGIIGNFYHHYILSKLRKNGNKEYKIPTGALFDLVICPHYFFEIVEFIGVSCISQTMFSFCFTLGTIFLLIGRSHATRKWYILKFGETFRKDIKAIVPYFF, from the exons ATGGTGATTTCCTACTTCTTACGAGTAGTATTTCCACCACCACCCTCCTTGTTAGTCAATGCAGTTTCCATTGTAACCTTGTTGTGTCTTATTGCCGGTGGATACATGGAAATTGGGGGGAAAAGCAAGCAGTATGCCAAGTTTTTCGATCCAAATACTAATAAAATTTCCAAGGTAGAAGAAAATCGTAAGCTGTTGCGTAGTAGACATGGAATGCTCATATTCTATACACCTTCGTTCATCGTAGGTCTTGTTGCTTTTGCCATTTTTCCATATcaaaatcttcgattcttgataCTTTTATATGTCCTTAACATTCATTTCTTTAAAAGGATCCTTGAG GTTGTATTTATTCACAAATTTAGTGGTTTCATGATGCGCAATGTTGCAATAACAATTGGTTTAAGCTACACTGTGTCCACCGCCACAATGATCTACGCCCAATATCTATCTCGGGAATCTCCTGAGCCTTGTGTTGATCTCAAATATGTTGGTGAGGGTATGTTCTTAATTGGAATAATTGGGAACTTTTACCATCATTATATTCTTTCTAAACTAAGAAAGAATGGAAACAAAGAGTATAAAATCCCGACAGGAGCATTATTTGATTTGGTAATCTGTCCACACTATTTCTTTGAGATTGTGGAGTTCATAGGAGTTTCTTGCATTTCCCAGACCATGTTTTCGTTTTGTTTTACTCTCGGCACAATATTTCTCTTGATCGGGCGAAGCCATGCTACACGAAAATGGTACATTTTAAAGTTTGGAGAAACGTTTCGCAAGGACATCAAGGCAATAGTTCCGTACTTCTTCTAG
- the LOC122604994 gene encoding very-long-chain enoyl-CoA reductase-like, whose translation MVITSSSMFLFPTASSLLVTIMSIINLLSLTAAGYMEMSGKNKQYAKFCDSNASKNPKDDKNFHLKSKNGMLLFYTPSYVVAIASLAIFPHQNLRFLMVLYAITIHFFKRIVEVMFVHKFSGSMMLDAATTIGLSYAVSISTVIYAQYLSMEFPEPCMDLKYIGLAMFLVGIVGNFYHHYILSNLRKNGDKAYKIPKGGLFDLVICPHYLFEIVGFIGVLCIAQTMSMFCYTLGTIFLLMGRSHATRKWYVSKFGEKFPKDVKAIIPHLF comes from the exons atggtgaTCACTTCCAGCTCCATGTTCTTATTTCCCACAGCATCTTCTTTGTTGGTGACAATAATGTCGATTATAAACTTGTTGTCTCTTACTGCTGCCGGATATATGGAGATGAGTGGCAAAAACAAGCAGTATGCAAAGTTTTGTGATTCCAATGCTTCAAAAAACCCAAAAGATGATAAAAACTTTCATCTGAAAAGTAAAAATGGGATGCTCCTTTTCTATACACCATCCTACGTTGTCGCTATTGCTTCCCTCGCCATATTTCCACATCAAAATCTTCGATTTCTTATGGTTTTATACGCTATCACCATTCATTTCTTCAAAAGGATCGTTGAG GTTATGTTTGTTCACAAATTTAGCGGTTCAATGATGCTTGACGCTGCAACAACGATTGGTTTAAGCTATGCGGTGTCGATTTCTACAGTGATTTATGCTCAATATCTATCAATGGAATTTCCCGAGCCTTGTATGGATCTCAAATACATTGGACTTGCCATGTTCTTGGTTGGAATCGTTGGAAATTTTTACCATCATTATATTCTTTCTAATCTAAGAAAGAATGGTGACAAAGCGTATAAGATCCCAAAAGGCGGGTTGTTTGATTTGGTTATATGTCCGCACTATTTGTTTGAGATCGTCGGGTTCATAGGAGTTTTGTGCATTGCTCAAACGATGAGTATGTTTTGTTACACTCTGGGTACCATATTCCTCTTGATGGGTCGGAGCCATGCAACCCGAAAATGGTATGTTTCAAAGTTTGGCGAAAAGTTTCCCAAGGATGTCAAGGCCATAATTCCGCACTTATTTTAA